One genomic window of Thermodesulfovibrionales bacterium includes the following:
- the mltG gene encoding endolytic transglycosylase MltG: MRRNLVVITISLLFLFLSYSVAEMLFPLPFGNKAIEFEIERGATYRQVVEALAQRGLVRDKWVFHVLGRVTGIDRKVKAGYYSLWGSMSPLGIFNAIRSGKIIEYEITVVPGDSLREIGEKFSALPAMDGVEFRRLCTDREFLDSFDIDAPSLEGYLFPDTYRFPKGLEMKEVLSMMVNRLRESYDDDMMARTLELDISEKDLLTMASIIEKEAVADDERPLIAAVYFNRLKKNMPLQADPTAIYGIKAAREKITRNDLFTKTPYNTYVIKGLPPGPIASPGLKSIIAALHPADVPYLYFVSNNDGTHNFSETLSQHAEAVRAYRDKKRIQREG, encoded by the coding sequence CCCTCTTCCTTTCGGAAACAAGGCGATCGAGTTCGAGATCGAGCGGGGAGCGACGTACCGGCAAGTGGTCGAGGCCCTTGCCCAGAGGGGATTGGTGAGGGACAAGTGGGTATTCCACGTTCTCGGGAGGGTAACCGGTATAGACCGGAAGGTGAAGGCAGGTTATTATTCCCTCTGGGGAAGTATGAGCCCTCTCGGGATATTCAATGCAATACGGTCAGGCAAAATCATTGAGTATGAAATAACGGTGGTCCCCGGCGATTCCCTGCGGGAAATAGGTGAAAAGTTCTCTGCGCTTCCGGCGATGGACGGAGTCGAATTTCGCCGGTTATGCACGGATAGGGAATTCCTCGATTCCTTTGATATTGACGCGCCTTCCCTCGAGGGTTATCTATTCCCGGATACGTACCGGTTTCCAAAGGGCCTTGAGATGAAAGAGGTATTATCAATGATGGTGAACAGGCTGAGGGAATCCTATGATGATGACATGATGGCGAGGACCCTCGAACTCGATATTTCCGAGAAGGACCTCCTGACCATGGCTTCAATTATAGAAAAAGAGGCTGTTGCCGATGACGAAAGACCTCTTATAGCAGCCGTATATTTTAACCGTCTAAAGAAGAACATGCCCCTCCAGGCAGACCCGACTGCAATATACGGGATAAAGGCAGCACGAGAGAAGATAACGCGGAATGATCTCTTCACGAAGACACCGTATAACACCTATGTGATCAAGGGGCTCCCTCCCGGCCCTATCGCATCTCCCGGTCTTAAATCAATCATTGCTGCCCTTCACCCCGCAGACGTCCCTTACCTGTATTTCGTTTCGAACAATGACGGCACCCATAATTTTTCTGAGACACTCAGCCAGCATGCCGAGGCAGTAAGGGCTTACAGGGATAAGAAGAGGATACAAAGAGAAGGTTAA